From the genome of Chitinivibrio alkaliphilus ACht1, one region includes:
- a CDS encoding lysophospholipid acyltransferase family protein → MPVIASLYTLFFLLFVTLFMLISVTFFIPLGILHILHLHRKRIWLTTILAHFWARMLLFITGTRVKVHGKEHFPKDNRYCLIANHQGIFDIPLILSVVPQNIAFIAKEELRKTPLIGWWMQAIGVLFLDRSSTRQALSVITTGAQRLQQGNPLVIFPEGTRSKGKSVGNFKKGSMKLATKSKVPIIPVSISGSFRIFEETRRIRPSTVSIQIHAPVHPQNLTKDEMAQLHEHLQSIIAAGVSP, encoded by the coding sequence ATGCCTGTTATCGCATCTCTGTACACCCTCTTTTTTCTTCTTTTTGTTACTCTTTTTATGCTCATCAGTGTCACCTTTTTTATCCCTCTCGGTATTCTACATATCTTACACCTCCATAGGAAACGTATCTGGCTAACAACCATTCTTGCTCACTTTTGGGCTCGTATGTTACTGTTCATCACCGGAACCCGGGTTAAGGTACATGGAAAAGAGCATTTTCCTAAAGATAACCGATACTGCCTTATAGCAAACCACCAAGGTATTTTTGATATACCCCTTATCCTTTCGGTAGTACCGCAAAATATTGCCTTTATCGCCAAGGAGGAGCTGCGCAAAACTCCCCTCATTGGATGGTGGATGCAAGCAATTGGAGTGCTGTTTCTCGACCGAAGCAGTACACGACAAGCTCTTTCTGTTATTACTACGGGGGCACAGCGACTGCAACAAGGAAACCCCTTGGTTATATTTCCAGAGGGAACACGAAGCAAAGGGAAAAGTGTGGGGAATTTTAAGAAAGGAAGTATGAAACTTGCTACAAAATCAAAGGTGCCCATTATTCCCGTGAGTATCTCTGGAAGTTTTCGCATTTTTGAAGAAACACGCCGCATTAGACCAAGCACCGTTTCCATACAAATCCACGCCCCAGTACACCCACAAAACCTTACCAAAGATGAGATGGCTCAGCTTCATGAACACCTTCAATCGATAATAGCTGCGGGAGTATCACCGTGA
- a CDS encoding DsrE family protein — translation MKKTALFAFNGNLMCFAHAMLNVLDLHEKGYDAILIIEGAACSLLKELNEEQTPFHKAYRSIIDKKLLSCVCKACCAKLGTLEEAQKQELPLGADMSGHPSMEAYLQKGYEIITL, via the coding sequence ATGAAGAAAACAGCCCTTTTCGCTTTTAATGGAAACCTTATGTGTTTTGCGCACGCCATGCTAAATGTCCTTGATCTTCATGAAAAAGGCTATGATGCAATCCTTATTATAGAAGGGGCTGCGTGCTCACTTCTCAAAGAACTCAACGAAGAACAAACCCCTTTTCACAAGGCATATCGATCAATCATCGATAAAAAGCTGCTAAGCTGTGTCTGTAAAGCATGCTGTGCGAAGCTCGGCACCCTTGAAGAAGCGCAAAAACAAGAGCTCCCCCTCGGTGCTGATATGTCTGGACACCCATCAATGGAGGCGTATCTACAAAAGGGATATGAGATTATTACCCTGTAA
- a CDS encoding hybrid sensor histidine kinase/response regulator, whose product MSNASDKLRKKAKELLQKKKEDISPHISTDITDLAEELSIHQIELEHQNEALRTTQQELEETSEKYRTLFHKAPAAYLTVDFDYTIRDANSEAVRILGKTKEDITYTPLSACIHEADRDTLYHHIRDTLRESSITECELRTNESSPRTLLVRSTTHGPREILTLLFDISQRKKAERKLSLLFERTATPTSIVNRSHGHILLQNPAWEKHDAFADYTTGPHSISTIFADPKQNIEKSIRHAEKNTEIHDVLLRDTSQNAFYKLIIIPIDKNSVYLFAIETTESKRKMQLQKMDSVSKMAGGIAHDFNNILCSIKSAADLIRLMDITHEDFPELFDIIQKGIENSIAMTEELLDISHNRITERSELDIHSVLSEAVLFNSFDTRIVLTEKYEATSHRVYGNHTALFNSFSNLIINAQRAILHSGHIEVQTRTVELDESFSEIPGQSVSPGQYIEIDVRDTGCGIKKEHLDKIFDPFFSHSHSTKGKGLGLTRCFSIVRKHMGTMTVQSVEEEGTVFHLYLPLMEEPKTTQRQLSSSNTVEDSIDLTQKKILVVDDEASIVMVLKHMLTKMGCNVTTTQDAREALEIFKNQGDFNLVILDMIMPKMSGEECFTHLRNHRADIPILIHSGYYDTERISSLLKLERTGFIKKPASHNILQNEIVTLLSSKEQQ is encoded by the coding sequence ATGAGCAACGCCTCGGACAAACTACGTAAAAAAGCCAAAGAACTCTTACAGAAAAAGAAGGAAGATATTTCTCCGCATATCTCTACGGACATAACAGACCTCGCAGAGGAACTCAGCATTCATCAAATTGAACTGGAACATCAAAACGAGGCCCTCCGCACTACTCAGCAAGAGCTTGAAGAAACATCCGAAAAATATCGCACTCTCTTTCATAAAGCACCAGCGGCCTATCTAACTGTCGATTTTGATTATACAATTCGTGATGCAAATAGCGAGGCGGTACGAATTTTGGGAAAAACCAAAGAGGATATCACGTATACACCTTTGAGCGCATGCATTCACGAAGCTGATCGTGATACCCTGTATCACCATATCAGAGATACGCTCCGAGAAAGCAGTATAACAGAGTGTGAACTCCGTACAAACGAATCCTCTCCCCGAACTCTCTTGGTGCGAAGTACGACCCACGGCCCACGGGAAATTCTTACGCTCCTCTTTGACATCAGTCAACGAAAAAAGGCAGAACGTAAATTAAGTCTCCTCTTTGAACGAACGGCAACGCCTACAAGTATTGTTAATCGATCTCATGGGCATATTTTATTACAAAATCCTGCGTGGGAAAAACACGACGCCTTTGCAGACTACACAACAGGACCGCACTCTATTTCAACCATCTTTGCTGATCCGAAACAGAATATTGAAAAAAGTATTCGCCATGCTGAAAAAAATACGGAAATTCACGATGTGCTCTTACGGGATACCTCTCAAAACGCATTCTATAAACTGATTATTATCCCCATTGATAAAAACAGTGTGTATCTTTTTGCCATAGAGACCACAGAATCAAAGCGAAAAATGCAACTGCAAAAAATGGATTCGGTAAGTAAGATGGCCGGAGGAATTGCCCATGATTTTAACAATATCCTTTGCAGCATTAAATCAGCAGCAGATCTTATACGTCTCATGGATATTACCCATGAAGATTTCCCCGAACTCTTTGATATTATACAGAAAGGGATAGAAAACTCCATTGCCATGACCGAAGAGCTTCTTGATATCTCTCATAATAGAATTACAGAACGATCTGAATTAGATATACACTCAGTACTTTCCGAAGCAGTACTTTTTAACTCCTTTGACACACGAATTGTTCTTACGGAGAAATATGAAGCCACATCTCACCGTGTTTACGGTAATCACACAGCACTTTTTAATTCCTTTTCCAATCTCATTATTAATGCCCAACGGGCAATTCTTCATAGTGGACATATTGAAGTACAAACACGAACTGTTGAGCTTGATGAATCTTTCTCTGAAATACCTGGACAGTCTGTTTCACCGGGACAGTATATTGAGATAGATGTGCGTGATACCGGTTGCGGCATAAAAAAAGAACACCTGGATAAAATTTTTGACCCCTTCTTTTCTCACTCTCATTCGACAAAGGGAAAAGGCCTCGGGCTCACCCGATGCTTTAGTATTGTACGAAAGCATATGGGAACTATGACTGTGCAATCCGTTGAAGAAGAAGGTACGGTGTTTCATTTGTATCTACCCCTCATGGAAGAGCCAAAGACCACACAAAGACAGCTGTCTTCCTCCAACACAGTAGAAGATTCCATTGATCTTACACAAAAGAAAATCCTCGTGGTTGACGATGAAGCTTCCATTGTCATGGTGCTAAAGCACATGCTAACCAAAATGGGCTGTAACGTTACAACAACCCAGGATGCCAGGGAAGCCCTTGAAATTTTCAAAAATCAGGGAGATTTTAACCTGGTCATTCTTGATATGATTATGCCCAAAATGAGCGGTGAAGAATGCTTCACTCACTTACGCAATCATCGAGCAGACATACCCATTCTGATACATTCGGGATATTACGACACTGAGCGCATCTCCAGTCTATTAAAATTAGAACGGACTGGGTTTATTAAAAAACCTGCCTCCCACAATATATTACAAAATGAAATAGTAACCCTTTTGTCCTCAAAGGAGCAGCAATGA
- a CDS encoding CheR family methyltransferase has product MSSKHIDTTVSDFLLVGIGASAGGLQSLQSFFDHLDPEIQASYIIVQHLSPDFKSLMDELLARHTDLPIQYAQDNLEVRSQHVYLIPPGHNLEIYQKRLYLSTPSADKKLTLPIDIFFRSLAAERTEKTVAIILSGTGSDGTLGCRAIKEAGGMIMCQDNQSARFAGMPESLISTGIVDYILSPGEIAQTLKRYSKHPFVQQNISISDTVEKNKNHLGKIFSLLRNRTGADFSQYKESTIYRQLEKRITINQLTRIEDYTAYLEKTPKEAHLLYKDFLIGVTRFFRDPEAFEKIRTDVIPHLFAAQKATDTLRVWSISCSTGEEAYTLAMLFHEYMEKHECLRHIKIFATDIDSDSIDYASAGHYPENIVSDIPATYLSRYFTKTDTGFRVKKILRNMIIFARQDVLHDPPFSRIDLIVCRNMMIYLKKETQQRLLNLIYFSLMPHGVLFLGSSEAIGNMVEGFETMDTKWKIYKYKKGLPLQERLRLPFIQNTFTPMKDKKTKLYRPHENKGHDNSTIRSETLTALIAPLLPPTVITDAHQRLVYTLSDSSDYISIPTGEMNLRITAMIRYDSLAIALSSLLKKAETTQKELRYTNIALTNNTRVTLSVQRVTNTQGNTYYRISFLAETPSLNAPTSDTDTLHEDYSLVHNYRQRISSLEEELKQKDESLQATIEELESANEELQTSNEELIASNEELQSSNEELESVNEELYTVNTEHQEKIQELHELNSDIKNVLKTTHVGSLFLDNSLRIRKYTDVIEQITHVQKSDIGRSIEELATEKIYPQFLEDIHTVSRSLTEVYREIKMDASRWYTIKILPYRDSENAVNGIIVSFMDTTESYIQRRHQEETRDRLNRAMEMGNLAWWEWDVQENRVITSPGKATMLGYDCNDIGSGYEGWVSLLHPDDVDMVMNTMREHMEGKRAEYNVRYRIRQKDGSYAQYHDIGGIVKQSKDGEIETIAGIVILEETSEGDMK; this is encoded by the coding sequence ATGAGCTCTAAACACATAGATACAACAGTATCAGATTTTCTTCTGGTGGGCATCGGGGCTTCTGCCGGAGGGTTACAATCCCTGCAAAGTTTTTTTGATCATCTTGATCCAGAAATACAGGCATCCTACATCATTGTACAGCATCTCTCTCCCGATTTCAAAAGTCTCATGGACGAGCTTCTCGCTCGTCACACAGATCTCCCAATTCAATACGCCCAAGACAACCTGGAAGTACGATCACAGCATGTATACCTCATACCACCGGGACATAACCTGGAGATCTATCAAAAAAGGCTCTACCTCTCCACCCCGTCCGCTGATAAGAAGCTCACCCTTCCCATTGATATTTTTTTCCGTTCCCTCGCAGCAGAACGTACAGAAAAAACCGTCGCCATAATTCTTTCCGGAACAGGAAGTGATGGCACCTTAGGATGTCGAGCCATAAAAGAGGCCGGTGGAATGATCATGTGTCAAGACAATCAGTCTGCCCGCTTTGCCGGCATGCCCGAAAGCCTTATTTCAACCGGTATTGTTGACTACATTCTTTCTCCCGGTGAAATCGCACAAACCCTCAAACGATATTCAAAACACCCCTTTGTACAACAAAACATCTCTATTTCTGACACCGTTGAAAAAAACAAAAATCACCTTGGAAAAATCTTCTCTCTCTTACGTAATCGTACAGGGGCAGATTTTTCTCAGTATAAAGAAAGTACAATCTACCGTCAACTTGAAAAACGAATTACGATCAACCAATTAACACGTATTGAGGACTACACCGCCTACCTTGAAAAGACCCCCAAAGAAGCACATCTTCTCTACAAAGATTTTCTTATCGGGGTTACGCGATTCTTTCGAGATCCTGAGGCCTTTGAAAAAATACGAACCGATGTTATACCGCATCTTTTTGCTGCACAAAAAGCAACCGACACGCTTCGTGTTTGGTCTATCAGCTGTTCTACGGGAGAAGAAGCATACACCTTAGCAATGCTTTTCCATGAATACATGGAGAAACACGAATGTCTGCGACACATAAAAATCTTTGCCACAGATATAGACAGTGATTCCATTGACTATGCCAGTGCCGGACACTATCCGGAAAATATTGTCTCAGATATTCCAGCCACCTACCTTTCACGCTACTTCACCAAAACAGACACGGGATTTCGGGTTAAAAAAATTCTTCGAAATATGATCATCTTTGCCCGGCAGGATGTATTACACGATCCCCCCTTCTCACGCATCGATCTTATTGTATGCAGAAATATGATGATCTACTTAAAAAAAGAGACACAACAACGCCTCCTCAACTTAATCTACTTCTCCCTTATGCCCCATGGTGTACTTTTTTTAGGAAGCAGTGAAGCCATTGGCAATATGGTTGAGGGGTTTGAAACAATGGATACAAAATGGAAGATCTACAAATATAAAAAAGGACTCCCCCTGCAGGAACGCCTCCGCTTGCCCTTCATACAAAACACGTTTACCCCCATGAAGGACAAGAAAACAAAGCTCTACCGCCCTCATGAAAATAAAGGTCATGATAACAGCACCATACGCAGTGAAACCCTCACCGCTCTCATAGCCCCTTTGCTGCCTCCGACAGTAATCACCGATGCGCACCAGAGGCTGGTATACACCCTTTCTGATAGTAGCGACTATATATCCATTCCCACGGGGGAAATGAACTTACGCATCACTGCCATGATACGCTATGATTCTCTTGCCATTGCTCTTTCAAGCCTGCTTAAAAAAGCAGAAACAACCCAGAAAGAACTCCGCTACACCAATATCGCTCTTACAAACAATACGCGAGTAACTCTCTCCGTACAGCGCGTAACGAACACTCAGGGCAATACCTATTATCGCATCTCCTTTCTTGCGGAGACCCCATCTCTAAACGCGCCTACTTCAGATACAGATACTCTGCACGAAGACTATTCTCTCGTACACAATTACCGCCAACGGATTTCCTCTCTTGAAGAAGAGCTCAAACAAAAAGATGAGAGCCTCCAGGCAACTATCGAAGAATTGGAAAGTGCAAATGAAGAGTTGCAAACATCCAATGAAGAGCTTATTGCGTCTAACGAAGAGCTACAAAGTAGTAATGAAGAATTGGAGTCCGTAAACGAAGAACTCTATACAGTAAATACAGAACATCAAGAAAAAATACAAGAACTCCATGAGCTTAATAGCGATATCAAAAATGTATTAAAAACGACACATGTGGGAAGCCTCTTTCTTGATAATTCCTTGCGAATCCGTAAGTACACCGATGTAATTGAGCAAATAACCCATGTGCAAAAAAGTGACATTGGTCGAAGTATTGAAGAGCTTGCCACGGAGAAAATATACCCCCAATTCCTCGAAGACATTCATACAGTTTCGCGTTCACTCACAGAAGTGTACCGAGAAATCAAGATGGATGCATCACGATGGTACACCATAAAAATACTTCCATACCGAGACAGTGAAAATGCTGTCAACGGTATCATTGTTTCCTTCATGGACACAACAGAATCCTATATTCAGCGTCGTCATCAAGAAGAGACCCGTGACCGTCTAAATCGAGCCATGGAGATGGGGAATCTTGCGTGGTGGGAGTGGGATGTGCAGGAGAACCGTGTCATAACAAGTCCGGGGAAAGCAACAATGCTTGGCTATGATTGCAACGATATTGGTTCCGGCTATGAAGGGTGGGTCTCTCTGCTCCACCCAGATGATGTAGACATGGTGATGAACACCATGCGGGAACATATGGAAGGAAAGCGTGCGGAATATAACGTACGCTACCGAATACGACAAAAAGACGGCTCTTATGCCCAATATCATGATATTGGCGGCATTGTGAAGCAAAGTAAAGATGGAGAAATAGAAACCATTGCCGGCATCGTTATCTTAGAAGAAACGAGTGAAGGAGATATGAAATGA
- a CDS encoding aminotransferase class V-fold PLP-dependent enzyme has translation MINNNQRVPQGGNEIFLNHAAISPIAPAVAQEAQTSLAALSRGIPDIQEWVNTLKECREETGRLINAPPESIAFTQNTSHAISLIAEGLCLDSGDEIIVSPVEYPANYYPWKNLERRGIVLRHLPEKDPSPSFEAILEAITDKTRLIALSHVQYFAGHRCAVEKLRSVCSTHTIYLCADLIQSVGVLPVDVNSLGVDFAAFGSQKWLLAPPGIGTLYIKPALLTHITPVITGAFSVQTPLETLQKDLSFAETARRFESGTMNFTLFSAYRRALRIAQEKGIAHIYASAMERRAFLYHTLKRKGYTLLSPENPAQGSPIVTFSHGTKTKSLYNFLRKKGVVATFRHNTIRFAPHYYTPWQKLKSLAKLV, from the coding sequence ATGATAAATAATAATCAAAGGGTACCGCAGGGAGGAAATGAAATATTTCTTAACCATGCAGCCATATCACCCATAGCTCCTGCTGTAGCCCAAGAGGCTCAAACCAGTCTCGCGGCATTGAGTCGGGGGATTCCTGACATACAGGAGTGGGTGAACACCCTCAAGGAGTGCCGAGAAGAAACGGGGCGCCTCATCAATGCCCCCCCAGAATCGATTGCCTTCACCCAGAATACTTCCCACGCTATTTCCCTTATCGCAGAAGGGCTCTGCCTTGACTCCGGTGATGAAATAATTGTATCTCCCGTAGAATATCCTGCCAATTATTACCCTTGGAAGAACCTGGAACGACGTGGCATAGTTCTTCGGCACCTCCCGGAAAAGGACCCCTCCCCCTCCTTTGAAGCAATATTAGAAGCGATAACTGACAAAACACGTCTGATTGCCCTTAGTCATGTTCAGTATTTTGCAGGGCATCGATGCGCCGTAGAGAAACTCCGCTCGGTCTGTTCCACCCATACTATTTACCTCTGTGCCGACCTCATCCAGTCTGTTGGGGTGCTCCCGGTAGACGTGAATTCTCTTGGGGTTGATTTTGCTGCGTTCGGAAGTCAGAAATGGCTCCTCGCACCACCGGGCATCGGCACCCTCTATATCAAACCGGCACTTCTTACACATATAACCCCGGTCATAACCGGTGCGTTTTCCGTACAAACCCCTCTTGAAACGCTACAGAAAGACCTCTCCTTTGCAGAAACAGCACGTCGATTTGAAAGCGGCACCATGAATTTCACCCTCTTCTCAGCATATCGTAGAGCCTTACGGATAGCTCAAGAAAAAGGGATTGCGCATATATACGCCAGCGCCATGGAGCGACGAGCCTTTCTCTACCACACGCTTAAGAGAAAAGGATATACCCTACTATCACCTGAAAACCCTGCTCAGGGAAGCCCCATTGTTACCTTTTCTCATGGAACAAAAACCAAATCACTCTATAACTTTCTCCGTAAAAAAGGTGTTGTTGCCACCTTTCGGCATAATACAATCCGCTTCGCCCCACACTACTATACGCCGTGGCAAAAGCTTAAATCCCTTGCAAAACTCGTATAA
- a CDS encoding sodium-dependent transporter yields MNREREKWGSKIGVILAVAGSAVGLGNFLVFPGRVVENGGGAFMIPYFIAFILIGIPLAWIEWSMGRWGGRQGHGSGPGILNAVTQKPYAKYLGSIGVMGPLLIFFLYVYLESWILAYIWYSLTGVLSEAAQNNTTGELFSRFISHEKSIGPIPASLFFFGLTFLINFAVIYFGIRRGIEKTVKVLMPLLLFLGIALVLKVLTLENLSEGLAFMWNPDFSKLRDTKVWFDATSQVFFTTSVGIGAILTYASYVRKDQDIALSSLTANSTNVFIEVIVGGTIVIVPAVICLGAIQAQEVTTGGIFSLGFITMPMLFQEMGPTVSWVVQLTWFVLLFIGGVTSSISILQPGLSFIEDELNLQRKKAISLLGVITLFFSLLIIAGGDTAINEADILGFQLALLVFGAVEAVLFAWVLGGKKGWQEIQKGADIGIPQIYRHIITWITPTFILVLLFFWAYDGGMEHLLMRTIDQTSTIELLGGFEMKEGHFILLLRGLFIALFAGINGAIFYAFQRKDA; encoded by the coding sequence ATGAATAGGGAACGAGAAAAGTGGGGATCAAAGATTGGTGTAATACTTGCGGTAGCTGGAAGTGCCGTTGGACTTGGTAATTTTTTGGTTTTTCCAGGAAGAGTTGTTGAGAATGGCGGAGGGGCCTTTATGATCCCTTACTTTATCGCCTTTATTCTCATCGGTATCCCCTTGGCATGGATTGAGTGGTCCATGGGACGATGGGGCGGGCGACAAGGCCATGGTTCAGGTCCCGGAATACTGAATGCAGTAACACAAAAACCGTACGCAAAATATTTAGGAAGTATTGGGGTCATGGGGCCCCTCCTCATATTTTTCCTCTATGTCTATCTGGAGTCATGGATTCTTGCATATATTTGGTACAGTCTTACGGGAGTTCTCAGTGAAGCTGCACAGAATAACACAACCGGAGAGCTCTTTTCCCGGTTTATTTCTCATGAAAAAAGTATCGGCCCAATCCCGGCATCTCTCTTTTTCTTCGGCCTCACCTTCCTTATTAACTTTGCGGTTATCTATTTCGGTATCCGTCGAGGAATAGAAAAGACTGTAAAGGTACTAATGCCCCTGTTACTCTTTCTGGGAATAGCCCTTGTACTAAAGGTTTTAACCTTAGAAAACCTTTCTGAAGGTCTTGCCTTTATGTGGAATCCCGATTTTTCAAAACTGCGGGATACGAAGGTCTGGTTTGATGCCACCAGTCAAGTATTTTTTACTACCAGTGTTGGAATTGGGGCAATACTGACGTATGCATCTTATGTACGAAAAGATCAAGACATTGCCCTCTCATCATTAACGGCAAACAGTACAAATGTGTTCATTGAAGTAATTGTGGGCGGAACAATTGTTATCGTACCTGCCGTTATTTGTCTTGGCGCAATTCAAGCGCAGGAAGTAACAACGGGAGGGATATTTTCTCTGGGATTTATCACCATGCCCATGTTGTTTCAAGAGATGGGGCCAACCGTTTCATGGGTTGTTCAGCTCACATGGTTTGTGCTCCTCTTTATTGGTGGAGTAACCTCTTCAATATCAATACTGCAACCGGGTCTTTCCTTCATTGAAGATGAACTCAACTTACAGCGAAAAAAGGCAATTTCTCTTCTTGGGGTAATTACCCTCTTCTTTTCTCTTCTTATCATTGCCGGTGGTGATACCGCAATTAATGAGGCAGACATCCTGGGCTTTCAACTTGCACTTCTCGTTTTCGGGGCTGTTGAAGCAGTACTTTTTGCTTGGGTTCTCGGAGGCAAAAAAGGATGGCAGGAGATACAAAAAGGTGCAGACATCGGAATTCCTCAAATATACCGACATATTATCACGTGGATCACCCCCACCTTTATTTTAGTTCTTCTCTTTTTCTGGGCTTACGATGGCGGCATGGAACACCTTCTTATGCGCACTATTGATCAGACCAGCACAATTGAATTGCTGGGAGGGTTTGAAATGAAGGAAGGACACTTTATACTTCTTCTCCGTGGCCTTTTTATAGCCTTGTTTGCAGGTATAAACGGTGCTATCTTCTATGCATTTCAACGAAAGGACGCGTAA
- the truB gene encoding tRNA pseudouridine(55) synthase TruB: protein MGKSGFLLIDKPLGPTSFDVIRTLRKKLGIRKMGHAGTLDPLASGLLIIAVGEATKLLPYMNTDRKTYLFELSFGTETDTDDREGSPRSTSPFCPSKEELENCLAQFRGTIEQKPPRYSAIKIQGKRAYKKARHGETFDIPARTVQIYELTLCAFDQQNRIAQFRADVSAGTYIRSLCRDIARAVGSVGHASKIHRDKIGAYSLSHAVAPDDCSNNNFCSPVDFPDNWTPYEINEADQKRVLHGMFLQNTLAPLSQLLLLHRKNTPIALAQAEGERINPKKVFPSWE, encoded by the coding sequence GTGGGTAAGTCGGGGTTCCTTCTGATCGACAAACCCCTTGGTCCTACATCTTTTGATGTAATCCGAACCCTTCGAAAAAAACTTGGTATACGAAAAATGGGCCATGCAGGAACACTCGACCCCCTTGCTTCAGGCCTTCTCATTATCGCCGTAGGAGAAGCAACAAAACTTCTTCCCTACATGAACACAGATCGAAAAACCTATTTGTTTGAACTCTCCTTCGGAACAGAAACAGATACGGACGATCGTGAGGGGAGCCCTCGTTCCACATCTCCCTTCTGCCCCTCCAAAGAGGAACTGGAGAACTGCCTTGCACAATTCCGGGGTACCATAGAACAAAAACCGCCTCGCTACTCTGCCATTAAAATACAGGGAAAACGAGCATATAAAAAAGCACGACACGGCGAAACTTTTGATATTCCTGCCCGTACAGTGCAGATCTATGAACTCACCCTCTGTGCCTTTGATCAGCAAAACCGCATAGCTCAGTTTCGTGCAGACGTATCTGCAGGCACCTATATACGCTCCCTCTGTCGAGATATTGCTCGTGCTGTAGGAAGTGTTGGGCACGCGTCAAAAATCCACCGGGACAAAATCGGAGCATATTCTCTTTCCCATGCTGTTGCACCGGATGACTGTTCCAACAACAATTTCTGCTCTCCCGTTGACTTCCCGGATAACTGGACTCCATACGAAATAAACGAGGCTGATCAGAAGCGAGTACTGCATGGAATGTTCCTCCAAAATACCCTTGCCCCATTATCACAATTGCTTTTGCTCCACAGAAAGAATACTCCCATCGCCCTTGCACAGGCTGAAGGAGAACGCATTAATCCAAAAAAAGTATTTCCCTCTTGGGAGTAA
- a CDS encoding DHH family phosphoesterase, translated as MTWNNLVSLIEKNSRFCITSHVSQDADNIGSQLAMYWLLRDYFKKEVVLYNTDPVPKKFLFLSEAADIESTLPEESFDTLVVLDSSNLSRLSWENVTTTYTSCINIDHHRDNSHFGTVNIVDETAAATCQILTQLFEGAGLSYPSWVANALYAGILADTGGFQFENTSPTLLRDAALLLERGADGVSIYRGLFAAHSIQALRLRAEVWSTLEFYENGRIAVMTVDEKRIDELGADRGDTEGMADIAKNTRGVEVGILIKQKKDHIHFSFRSQGAIDIGAVAATVPGGGGHCCAAGCSFTQTPLDEAKSCMIERIAGVLRG; from the coding sequence ATGACTTGGAATAATCTTGTTTCGCTTATAGAGAAAAATTCTCGCTTTTGTATTACCTCTCATGTGAGCCAGGATGCCGACAATATCGGTTCTCAACTAGCCATGTATTGGTTGCTCCGTGACTATTTTAAAAAAGAGGTGGTGTTATACAATACAGACCCGGTGCCAAAAAAATTTCTCTTCCTTTCGGAAGCTGCGGATATTGAAAGCACTCTCCCCGAAGAGTCATTTGACACCTTGGTTGTACTGGATTCTTCTAATTTAAGTCGTCTTTCCTGGGAAAATGTTACGACCACCTATACAAGCTGCATTAATATAGACCATCACCGTGACAACAGTCATTTTGGAACTGTTAACATTGTAGATGAAACAGCAGCCGCAACCTGTCAGATACTTACACAACTTTTTGAAGGAGCAGGCCTATCCTACCCTTCATGGGTTGCAAATGCTCTCTATGCTGGTATTCTTGCTGACACCGGTGGGTTTCAGTTTGAAAACACCTCGCCCACTCTTCTTCGTGATGCAGCACTGCTTCTCGAGCGCGGTGCCGATGGTGTATCCATATATCGTGGGCTCTTTGCAGCACACTCCATTCAAGCACTTCGATTACGTGCCGAAGTCTGGTCAACCCTTGAGTTTTATGAAAACGGTCGTATTGCCGTTATGACCGTTGATGAGAAACGTATCGATGAGCTAGGTGCAGACAGGGGTGATACAGAAGGGATGGCCGACATTGCTAAAAATACGCGCGGTGTGGAAGTGGGTATCCTTATAAAACAAAAGAAAGATCATATTCACTTCTCTTTTCGTTCACAAGGAGCAATTGATATTGGTGCTGTTGCAGCAACTGTTCCCGGTGGCGGTGGTCATTGCTGTGCCGCAGGATGCAGTTTCACCCAAACGCCTCTTGATGAAGCAAAATCGTGTATGATAGAACGTATCGCAGGCGTCTTACGTGGGTAA